A genomic window from Synergistaceae bacterium DZ-S4 includes:
- the glyQ gene encoding glycine--tRNA ligase subunit alpha, which yields MNFQEIVMRLESFWASQGCVVQQPYDIEVGAGTMNPATTLRVLGPEPWRVAYVEPSRRPTDGRYGENPNRLQHYYQYQVIIQPAPDNIQEMYLESLKVLGIDPAEHDIRFVEDDWENPTTGAWGLGWEVWLDGMEVTQFTYFQQMGSLDMDVVPAELTYGIERIAMFVQKVDNVYDLEWVGNVRYGDVHHKGEVEHSTYNFEVASTDMLFQLFNMYEAESRKILERGLVLPAYDYVLKCSHSFNLLDARNAISVTERTGYIGRVRALASACCQAYLEQREKMGHPLMGKFDKFEKAEGGAR from the coding sequence GTGAATTTTCAGGAAATTGTAATGCGCCTTGAAAGTTTTTGGGCATCACAGGGATGTGTCGTCCAACAGCCTTACGACATAGAAGTCGGGGCCGGAACGATGAACCCAGCCACAACTCTGAGGGTCCTTGGCCCCGAACCGTGGCGCGTGGCCTATGTGGAACCATCCAGGAGACCGACTGACGGCAGGTACGGTGAGAACCCGAACAGACTTCAGCACTATTACCAGTATCAGGTAATAATCCAGCCCGCTCCCGACAATATTCAGGAGATGTATCTCGAAAGCCTCAAGGTGCTTGGGATAGACCCTGCTGAGCATGACATACGATTCGTCGAGGACGACTGGGAAAATCCGACCACCGGAGCCTGGGGCCTCGGGTGGGAGGTGTGGCTTGATGGGATGGAAGTGACTCAGTTCACTTACTTCCAGCAGATGGGCTCACTTGACATGGATGTCGTGCCTGCGGAGCTGACGTACGGAATTGAACGGATCGCAATGTTCGTCCAGAAGGTGGACAACGTCTATGACCTCGAATGGGTCGGCAATGTCAGATACGGAGACGTTCACCACAAGGGTGAAGTTGAGCATTCAACATACAACTTCGAAGTCGCGAGCACGGATATGCTGTTCCAGCTCTTCAACATGTACGAAGCTGAGTCCAGGAAGATCCTTGAAAGAGGACTTGTCCTTCCTGCTTATGATTATGTGCTCAAATGCTCTCATTCCTTTAACCTGCTTGACGCGAGGAACGCCATAAGCGTAACGGAGCGCACCGGCTATATTGGAAGGGTCAGGGCGCTTGCCAGTGCATGCTGCCAGGCGTATCTCGAACAGAGGGAAAAGATGGGACACCCTCTGATGGGAAAGTTTGACAAATTTGAAAAAGCTGAAGGAGGCGCAAGATAA
- the ppdK gene encoding pyruvate, phosphate dikinase: MLEAKKYIYDFSEGDAGMKILLGGKGANLAQMWKIGLPVPPGFIITTEACHEYWKEQDFILNIWDDVKAAIARVEALAGKTFGGENDPLLVSVRSGAPVSMPGMMDTILNLGLNDRTVTALAEAAGDERFAYDSYRRFIQMFSDVVMEVDHASFEKKLHEKKAQNGVKDDNQLSADALKELVGEYKTIVKEAGKDFPADPWQQLRLAIDAVFRSWNTPRAVTYRKINNIPESYGTAVSVVTMVFGNLGNDCGTGVCFTRSPSTGENRLFGEYLINAQGEDVVAGIRTPVEISQLATAMPDVYIEFCRIAKLLEEHYKDAQDIEFTVERGKLYILQTRNGKRTAAAAVKVAMDMYREGLIDERTAVERVAPDQVEQLLHPQIDPKAKVVPLVKGLPASPGAAAGFVVFDADEAAERGEKGEKVILVRPETTPDDIHGLFASQGVVTAHGGMTSHAAVVARGLGKPCVSGAESIKINFTAETFTVGKTTVKKNDFITIDGTKGEVILGKVELMEPQFDDDFRELLKMADRISTLDVWANADTPEDARRARSFGAKGIGLCRTEHMFMAQDRLPVMQDMVVASTLEDRLEYLKKLEKMQEEDFYGIFDAMDGLPVTVRLLDPPLHEFLPKLPDLKKELKDLPEGSPEAEAVKITIARVHELHESNPMLGFRGCRLGIIYPEIYEMQVRAIFTAACRLVKEGKDPVPDIMIPLVATKEEMRILREMVDSIAPVIMKEHGCKVEYMVGTMIELPRAAMVADQLAQHAQFFSFGTNDLTQTTFGYSRDDAEGKFLGQYVFAGILPQNPFAVLDRDGVGGLMEIGVAGGRKVNPSIQLGICGEHGGNPSSVSFCHKLGLNYVSCSPFRVPVSRLAAAHSALGILK; encoded by the coding sequence ATGCTCGAAGCTAAAAAGTATATCTATGATTTCAGTGAAGGTGACGCAGGGATGAAGATCCTGCTTGGCGGCAAGGGTGCGAACCTTGCCCAGATGTGGAAGATCGGGCTTCCGGTGCCTCCGGGTTTCATAATTACGACTGAAGCATGCCATGAGTATTGGAAGGAACAGGACTTCATCCTGAACATATGGGATGATGTGAAGGCTGCCATTGCCAGGGTCGAAGCTCTTGCCGGAAAGACATTTGGCGGAGAAAACGATCCCCTGCTTGTCTCAGTTCGTTCGGGAGCACCGGTATCTATGCCCGGCATGATGGACACTATCCTCAATCTAGGCCTCAACGACAGAACAGTCACAGCTCTTGCTGAAGCAGCCGGGGATGAGCGTTTCGCTTATGACAGCTATCGCCGTTTTATCCAGATGTTCTCTGACGTTGTAATGGAGGTCGATCACGCAAGTTTTGAGAAAAAACTTCACGAAAAAAAGGCCCAAAACGGCGTCAAAGATGACAACCAGCTCTCGGCGGACGCGCTGAAGGAGCTTGTCGGGGAATACAAGACGATAGTGAAGGAAGCGGGGAAAGACTTCCCTGCCGATCCCTGGCAGCAGCTAAGGCTTGCGATCGACGCCGTATTCAGGAGCTGGAACACACCCAGGGCGGTGACATACAGAAAGATCAACAACATACCGGAGTCATACGGTACAGCTGTGAGCGTTGTGACAATGGTCTTCGGGAACCTCGGGAACGACTGCGGTACAGGAGTCTGCTTCACGAGGAGCCCTTCGACCGGCGAAAACAGGCTTTTTGGCGAATACCTGATCAACGCACAGGGGGAAGACGTCGTTGCAGGGATCAGGACGCCTGTTGAGATCTCGCAGCTTGCAACGGCAATGCCCGATGTCTACATAGAATTCTGCAGGATCGCCAAACTTCTTGAGGAACATTACAAAGACGCACAGGACATAGAGTTTACCGTAGAGCGAGGCAAACTCTACATACTGCAGACAAGAAACGGGAAAAGAACAGCTGCGGCAGCGGTCAAAGTAGCGATGGACATGTACAGGGAAGGCCTGATAGATGAAAGGACCGCTGTAGAAAGGGTCGCTCCCGATCAGGTCGAACAGCTTCTCCATCCGCAGATAGACCCGAAGGCAAAGGTGGTCCCGCTCGTTAAGGGTCTTCCTGCCTCGCCCGGAGCGGCGGCCGGTTTTGTTGTCTTTGACGCAGACGAGGCCGCGGAACGCGGGGAGAAGGGCGAGAAGGTCATCCTTGTCCGCCCGGAAACCACACCGGACGACATCCATGGTCTCTTTGCCTCCCAGGGCGTAGTCACGGCGCATGGCGGTATGACAAGTCACGCGGCAGTTGTGGCAAGGGGGCTTGGAAAACCATGTGTATCGGGCGCCGAGAGTATTAAAATCAACTTCACCGCAGAGACCTTTACTGTCGGTAAGACAACGGTCAAGAAGAATGATTTTATAACGATAGACGGCACCAAAGGAGAAGTCATACTTGGAAAAGTTGAACTCATGGAACCTCAGTTCGACGATGATTTCCGCGAATTGCTGAAGATGGCGGACAGGATCTCAACGCTTGATGTCTGGGCAAACGCAGATACTCCGGAGGATGCAAGAAGAGCGAGAAGTTTCGGGGCAAAAGGCATAGGACTCTGCCGCACCGAGCATATGTTCATGGCGCAGGACAGGCTCCCCGTCATGCAGGACATGGTAGTTGCATCGACCCTTGAAGACAGACTCGAATACCTTAAAAAACTTGAAAAGATGCAGGAAGAGGACTTCTACGGCATTTTCGATGCAATGGACGGTCTGCCTGTAACGGTCAGGCTCCTTGATCCTCCGCTTCACGAATTCCTTCCGAAGCTTCCTGACCTTAAGAAGGAACTGAAGGACCTTCCCGAGGGAAGCCCCGAAGCAGAGGCTGTAAAGATCACAATAGCGCGGGTACACGAGCTTCACGAATCTAACCCGATGCTCGGTTTCAGGGGATGCCGCCTCGGGATCATATACCCGGAGATTTATGAAATGCAGGTAAGGGCCATATTCACAGCCGCCTGCAGGCTTGTAAAAGAGGGCAAAGATCCGGTACCCGACATCATGATCCCACTCGTAGCAACAAAAGAGGAAATGAGGATACTCAGGGAAATGGTAGACAGTATCGCTCCCGTAATAATGAAGGAACATGGCTGTAAGGTGGAATACATGGTAGGTACTATGATAGAGCTTCCCAGGGCGGCAATGGTCGCTGACCAGCTTGCTCAGCATGCGCAGTTCTTCAGCTTCGGGACGAACGACCTCACGCAAACGACCTTCGGCTATTCAAGGGATGATGCGGAAGGAAAGTTCCTGGGGCAGTATGTATTTGCAGGAATACTGCCTCAAAATCCATTCGCAGTCCTCGATCGTGACGGAGTCGGCGGATTGATGGAGATCGGCGTTGCCGGAGGCCGTAAAGTCAACCCGTCAATACAACTGGGTATATGCGGTGAACATGGCGGCAACCCTTCCAGCGTGTCCTTCTGCCATAAACTCGGCCTGAACTACGTAAGCTGTTCGCCCTTCAGGGTCCCCGTCTCGAGGCTTGCGGCCGCGCATTCCGCACTTGGAATACTCAAATAG
- a CDS encoding PBP1A family penicillin-binding protein yields MPLMQFNDKNFSLDKKKKQGKKKKFFLNSIFSHIALIAAMVAALLAVFLALFIRDISQSLPSTEEILGHEPSLATIVYDRNEKVITRLFQENRNWVKLDVVSPWMVKAILAAEDDRFYDHSGIRPVSIFRAGIVDIFHRGARQGGSTITQQLARNLFLTKEKTIVRKAKEAILALRLERIYTKDQLLEMYLNTIYMGHGAYGIDSASKNYFGKSPSQLTITESAVLAGLVAAPETYSPFRNSEMSAGRREYVLKRMLDLDWISKSDYDAGIKEQPKLVKREANKSSLFLKDSPHFVSYILFNKLLPNYGTEQVYRGGLRVYTTIDLDLQKKAEELVSKMKHEGALVAIDPNTGEILALVGGRDFDASKFNRATQAFRQPGSAFKPIVYATALENGYRAVDHLLDAPLLFPNGWEPGNYGDKYDGEVTLMDALARSINTVAVRLAQIDGVSRVVDMARRIGISTPHLPEDLSLALGTASVTPLEMSVAYSTFANNGYKIEPYGIKEVRGKNGESIEQNGPKLANAISVTTAVATRSMLEQVALWGTGAKAKVEGYQTFGKTGTTNDWTDAWFAGGIPGLVVVVYVGNDDHTPLGGRTTGTVAAVPVWKDFVSFAVKKLKLPQTFILPPDAGVESVTVCKKTGFLASGGCPATNILLPAGHAPTSHCPWHGGSLSAARSDENAPQLILAPVDDEMTHYKFAMKGLPQETPASEVPGPIADTPVATKKTKDTEHAKAPEKNSDPYKKDPSEAAQMEAKYQELLKRYKIIE; encoded by the coding sequence ATGCCTTTGATGCAGTTCAATGACAAAAATTTTTCTCTCGACAAGAAAAAGAAACAGGGAAAGAAAAAAAAGTTTTTTTTAAACAGTATATTTTCACACATAGCCCTTATCGCGGCGATGGTCGCGGCTCTGCTGGCCGTTTTTCTTGCCCTGTTTATCAGGGACATATCTCAGTCGCTTCCCTCCACCGAAGAGATACTCGGGCACGAACCCAGCCTGGCAACAATAGTATACGACAGGAACGAGAAGGTCATCACTAGACTTTTCCAGGAGAACCGGAACTGGGTCAAGCTTGATGTTGTCTCGCCTTGGATGGTAAAAGCAATCCTTGCTGCTGAAGATGACAGATTTTATGACCATTCGGGAATAAGACCTGTTTCGATATTCAGGGCAGGAATAGTAGATATTTTCCATCGCGGTGCAAGGCAGGGCGGAAGCACGATAACACAGCAGCTGGCTAGAAATCTTTTCCTGACTAAGGAGAAGACCATCGTGAGGAAGGCAAAAGAGGCCATCCTCGCACTTCGGCTTGAAAGGATATATACCAAGGATCAGCTTCTTGAAATGTATCTGAATACCATCTACATGGGTCACGGCGCTTACGGTATAGACTCAGCATCTAAAAATTATTTCGGCAAATCACCCTCCCAGCTTACGATAACCGAGTCCGCTGTGCTTGCGGGCCTTGTAGCCGCACCTGAAACATACAGCCCTTTCAGAAATTCAGAGATGTCCGCCGGAAGAAGAGAATATGTACTCAAGAGGATGCTCGACCTCGACTGGATATCGAAATCAGACTATGACGCGGGCATTAAGGAACAGCCAAAACTGGTTAAAAGAGAAGCAAACAAAAGCAGCCTCTTCCTCAAAGACTCACCTCACTTCGTTTCCTACATCCTTTTCAACAAACTGCTCCCGAATTATGGTACGGAACAGGTTTACAGAGGCGGACTTCGCGTTTACACCACCATAGACCTGGACCTCCAAAAGAAGGCTGAAGAGCTTGTTTCAAAGATGAAGCACGAGGGAGCCCTCGTAGCGATAGACCCAAACACAGGTGAGATCCTGGCCCTGGTCGGCGGCAGGGACTTTGACGCAAGCAAATTCAACAGGGCTACCCAGGCATTCCGTCAGCCCGGTTCAGCTTTTAAGCCTATAGTATACGCGACCGCGCTGGAAAACGGTTACAGGGCGGTAGACCATCTCCTGGACGCACCGCTTCTCTTCCCCAACGGATGGGAACCCGGAAACTACGGAGACAAGTATGACGGAGAAGTGACCCTTATGGATGCTCTGGCAAGATCAATAAACACAGTGGCTGTGAGGCTTGCACAGATAGACGGCGTAAGCAGGGTGGTAGACATGGCCAGAAGGATCGGAATAAGTACTCCCCACCTTCCGGAAGACCTTTCTCTCGCTCTGGGTACGGCAAGCGTGACTCCTCTTGAAATGTCTGTTGCCTACTCAACGTTCGCAAACAACGGTTACAAAATAGAACCATACGGGATCAAAGAGGTCAGGGGAAAAAACGGTGAGTCGATCGAACAGAACGGCCCCAAGCTTGCAAACGCCATTTCAGTGACAACTGCAGTCGCCACAAGGTCGATGCTTGAGCAGGTGGCCCTCTGGGGAACCGGGGCAAAGGCAAAGGTGGAGGGATATCAGACATTTGGCAAAACCGGAACGACGAATGACTGGACCGATGCATGGTTTGCAGGCGGCATACCCGGGCTCGTCGTTGTGGTTTACGTGGGGAACGACGACCATACGCCGCTCGGAGGCAGGACGACCGGCACAGTAGCTGCCGTGCCTGTCTGGAAGGATTTTGTCTCCTTTGCGGTAAAAAAACTTAAACTCCCCCAGACTTTCATCCTGCCGCCTGACGCGGGCGTCGAGTCTGTGACCGTCTGCAAGAAGACCGGATTCCTGGCTTCGGGCGGCTGTCCTGCGACAAACATACTGCTTCCCGCAGGGCACGCGCCCACATCACACTGTCCGTGGCACGGAGGCAGCCTCTCTGCGGCAAGATCCGATGAAAATGCCCCGCAGCTTATCCTCGCTCCTGTTGATGATGAAATGACGCATTACAAATTCGCGATGAAAGGTCTGCCTCAGGAAACGCCGGCCTCAGAAGTTCCGGGGCCGATTGCTGATACGCCCGTTGCCACTAAGAAGACAAAGGATACAGAGCACGCAAAGGCTCCGGAAAAAAATTCGGATCCCTATAAAAAGGACCCGAGCGAGGCAGCACAGATGGAAGCCAAGTACCAGGAACTCCTCAAGAGGTATAAGATCATCGAATAG
- the era gene encoding GTPase Era, which produces MADKKSEDLEYRCGFVALLGRPNVGKSSLINTLLKEKVAAVSSKPQTTRNAIRCILTTEKEQIIFVDTPGIHKPKNVLGDYMVNEAGKALAQVDLICFVVEAGDSRIGKEEELIIEILSKCGLPIVLAVNKVDKLSDPGFFWKTVEMYETRIMPAAVVPISAKKGTNMDVFIDTLSGMLPVQPPIYPADMLMDTTERFLAAEVIREKILTFTDQEVPHGTAVVVEEFKSPEEYPELKTCEIRATIVVDREGQKAIIIGRGGAKLKTIGMAARKDLEEKFGYPIYLQLWVKVKPGWRKSQEELRRLGYSF; this is translated from the coding sequence ATGGCAGATAAAAAAAGCGAAGATCTGGAATACAGGTGCGGGTTCGTTGCTCTTCTGGGCAGGCCGAATGTAGGCAAGTCCTCATTGATCAACACCCTCCTCAAGGAAAAGGTGGCTGCTGTCTCATCCAAGCCTCAGACGACCCGGAACGCCATACGCTGCATACTGACCACAGAAAAGGAACAGATAATATTTGTGGACACGCCCGGTATACACAAACCGAAGAACGTGCTCGGCGACTATATGGTGAACGAAGCCGGAAAAGCGCTTGCCCAGGTGGACCTGATATGTTTTGTGGTCGAGGCTGGGGACAGCCGTATAGGGAAGGAGGAAGAGCTGATAATAGAGATACTTTCAAAGTGCGGTCTTCCTATAGTGCTTGCGGTCAATAAGGTCGACAAGCTGTCTGATCCCGGGTTTTTCTGGAAAACGGTCGAAATGTATGAGACGCGGATAATGCCGGCTGCTGTTGTCCCGATCTCAGCCAAAAAAGGGACGAACATGGATGTTTTTATCGATACACTGAGCGGGATGCTTCCAGTACAGCCCCCTATATATCCTGCAGACATGCTCATGGATACGACAGAACGCTTCCTTGCCGCCGAGGTGATAAGAGAAAAGATCCTTACATTCACGGATCAGGAGGTGCCGCACGGAACGGCGGTAGTCGTTGAAGAGTTTAAGAGTCCCGAGGAGTACCCCGAACTAAAGACATGCGAGATAAGGGCTACTATAGTAGTTGACCGCGAGGGCCAGAAGGCGATAATTATCGGCAGGGGCGGCGCAAAGCTCAAAACGATAGGCATGGCAGCAAGGAAGGACCTCGAAGAGAAGTTTGGTTACCCCATTTATCTCCAGCTTTGGGTCAAGGTAAAACCGGGGTGGAGAAAATCACAGGAAGAACTCAGGCGACTGGGGTATAGTTTTTGA
- the glyS gene encoding glycine--tRNA ligase subunit beta translates to MSAKDLLFEIGTEEIPARFMPKALADIRQYAEEELASAHIEHSGIKTECTPRRIVLTVEKLSAAQSDSVEVSKGPLKTQAFDSDGKPTRAAEGFARSRGVETADLKVKEINGAEYVVAEKREKGQATELVLPQILDRIIRRLSFQKSMYWADPSVRFARPVRWLVALYGESAIKVEFGKVESGNRSRGHRFMGSDSVTIKDPSEYKRYMKENFVITDPEERKEMILAGIAYVEKELGARVEIDPELLEENVHLNEYPVVFYGSFDKAFLEIPEEVLVLSMAKNQRYFPVRDKEGRLMANFAGVSNNIAKDMSVVREGNERVLRARLYDAAFFWKEDLQKSLHDLAAELKSVTYQEQLGSVYDKVQRTKKLALWLTEELFFRESIPVVERAAEIAKADLVTSMVYEFADVQGVMGREYARKAGEPEAVALALYEQYLPRFAGDSIPSAPAGALIGIADRADTLAAIYKIGLEPTSSQDPYGLRRAARCINEIIWGFPLDIDIYLLLEKAASPFGMERETLDRIKTFVRQRLQVQLREKGFRHEVVELVLQTVSNRPLQAYRMAETLQKRSDEVWFADLITAAVRVKNILNKAGSISEEVDPLMLAERAEKELFEKLLMLEGDAKSAVDRCDWEKLASVLAELAPVIAGFFNDVLVMDEDLSVRNNRLALLGKCSDFFLLVGDFSLLK, encoded by the coding sequence ATGTCCGCAAAAGACCTTCTTTTTGAAATAGGCACGGAGGAGATCCCTGCCAGATTTATGCCCAAAGCACTGGCTGATATCCGCCAATATGCGGAAGAAGAGCTTGCCTCCGCACATATAGAACATTCCGGTATAAAGACCGAATGCACCCCGCGCAGGATCGTACTCACAGTTGAAAAACTTTCCGCTGCCCAGAGCGACAGTGTCGAGGTCTCAAAAGGCCCTCTCAAAACTCAGGCATTTGACAGCGACGGAAAGCCTACCAGGGCGGCTGAGGGATTTGCCCGCAGCAGGGGTGTGGAGACAGCGGACCTTAAAGTGAAAGAGATAAACGGCGCGGAGTATGTCGTTGCGGAAAAGAGGGAAAAAGGTCAGGCAACGGAGCTTGTCCTTCCTCAGATACTGGACAGGATCATCAGGCGCCTCTCGTTCCAGAAGAGTATGTACTGGGCCGATCCTTCAGTCCGTTTCGCCCGTCCGGTCAGATGGCTGGTGGCCCTTTACGGCGAATCAGCCATTAAAGTTGAATTCGGAAAAGTTGAAAGCGGGAACCGGTCGAGAGGGCACAGGTTCATGGGATCCGATTCGGTGACGATCAAAGATCCGTCAGAATACAAAAGATATATGAAGGAAAATTTTGTCATTACCGACCCCGAAGAGAGAAAAGAAATGATCCTCGCGGGCATAGCCTATGTTGAAAAAGAACTTGGCGCGAGGGTAGAGATAGACCCCGAGCTTCTTGAAGAGAACGTTCACCTCAACGAATATCCTGTAGTGTTCTACGGAAGCTTTGACAAGGCATTCCTTGAAATACCGGAAGAGGTACTCGTACTTTCGATGGCAAAAAATCAGAGGTACTTCCCCGTAAGGGATAAAGAGGGCAGGCTGATGGCCAACTTTGCAGGGGTAAGCAACAACATCGCAAAAGATATGAGCGTCGTAAGGGAGGGAAACGAGAGAGTCCTCAGGGCAAGACTCTATGATGCCGCCTTCTTCTGGAAAGAGGATCTTCAGAAGTCCCTCCACGACCTTGCAGCAGAGCTGAAGTCAGTAACTTATCAGGAACAGCTGGGTTCTGTCTACGACAAGGTCCAGAGGACAAAAAAACTTGCGCTTTGGCTCACGGAGGAACTTTTCTTCAGGGAGAGCATACCTGTTGTTGAAAGGGCTGCCGAGATCGCAAAGGCGGACCTTGTTACAAGCATGGTCTATGAATTTGCGGATGTCCAGGGAGTAATGGGACGCGAGTATGCGAGAAAAGCAGGAGAACCGGAGGCCGTCGCTTTGGCGCTTTATGAGCAGTATCTGCCGAGATTCGCAGGGGACAGCATACCCTCAGCTCCGGCAGGAGCACTCATAGGTATCGCAGACCGTGCGGACACCCTCGCTGCTATCTATAAAATCGGACTCGAACCGACATCATCTCAGGACCCTTACGGACTGAGAAGAGCCGCGAGGTGCATCAACGAAATAATATGGGGATTCCCGCTTGATATAGACATATACCTCCTGCTGGAAAAGGCAGCTTCACCATTTGGTATGGAGAGGGAGACTCTTGACAGGATCAAAACCTTTGTGCGCCAGCGCCTCCAGGTCCAGCTCAGGGAAAAGGGATTCAGGCATGAGGTCGTCGAACTTGTCCTACAGACAGTTTCAAACCGTCCCCTTCAGGCTTACAGAATGGCTGAGACGCTGCAGAAAAGGAGCGATGAGGTCTGGTTCGCTGACCTTATCACAGCTGCTGTCAGGGTCAAAAATATTCTGAACAAAGCCGGAAGCATATCCGAAGAGGTGGACCCCTTAATGCTGGCTGAAAGAGCCGAAAAGGAACTTTTTGAAAAACTTCTCATGCTTGAGGGAGATGCAAAAAGTGCAGTTGATCGCTGTGACTGGGAAAAACTGGCATCAGTGCTTGCGGAGCTTGCGCCCGTTATTGCCGGTTTTTTCAATGACGTCCTTGTTATGGACGAAGACCTTTCTGTGAGGAACAACAGGCTTGCCCTTCTTGGCAAGTGCAGTGATTTCTTCTTGCTGGTCGGCGATTTCAGTCTTTTAAAATAA
- the recO gene encoding DNA repair protein RecO — protein sequence MISSFEKDKLPQGYYSQTGTVLQRRDSSGEGQSLLLFLRDMGPVWVSAPASKTKCRFGGATEPLVWAEFSLYQSPSRLYLQGAEIREDFISLRSSAEKLKTALRLYKRLTSVLLTSHESNNILTLLWSAMILLKENCPADIVEYRFTWRLLKETGLAPSLQYCVKCGAKLESGAIWTRDGLICSSCSASGREDIGREELSCLRFAAMLSHDKFIGWSKGREKSSLFIGQLKKLVTFFTDMD from the coding sequence TTGATATCATCATTTGAAAAGGACAAGCTTCCACAGGGGTACTATTCACAAACAGGGACCGTCTTGCAGAGAAGGGATTCCTCAGGAGAGGGGCAGTCCCTTCTGTTGTTTTTAAGGGACATGGGGCCGGTCTGGGTAAGCGCCCCTGCCTCAAAGACTAAGTGCAGGTTCGGAGGCGCCACGGAACCGCTTGTGTGGGCAGAGTTCAGCCTATATCAGAGTCCGTCCAGGCTATACCTTCAGGGGGCTGAGATCAGGGAGGACTTCATATCACTCAGGTCTTCGGCGGAGAAACTCAAGACGGCGCTGAGGCTGTACAAGAGACTGACAAGTGTGCTGCTTACAAGTCATGAAAGCAACAATATCCTTACCCTTTTGTGGTCTGCAATGATATTACTAAAAGAAAACTGCCCGGCAGATATTGTTGAGTACAGATTTACTTGGAGGCTTCTGAAAGAGACCGGCCTTGCACCGTCGCTCCAATACTGCGTCAAGTGCGGTGCCAAACTTGAAAGCGGAGCAATATGGACAAGGGACGGCCTTATATGTTCCTCATGTTCTGCTTCCGGCAGAGAGGATATCGGCAGGGAAGAACTATCCTGTCTGAGGTTTGCTGCAATGCTGAGCCATGACAAATTCATCGGTTGGTCAAAAGGCAGAGAAAAATCGTCATTATTTATCGGTCAATTAAAAAAACTGGTTACTTTTTTCACTGATATGGATTAA
- a CDS encoding deoxyguanosinetriphosphate triphosphohydrolase has protein sequence MNTRLRWEEIEKQILSPHAALSSQSRGRQTEEAPCSVRTCFQRDRDRIIHSKSFRRLKYKTQVLLLPEGDHYRTRLTHTLEVSQIARTISRALLLNEDLTEAIALGHDLGHTPFGHMGEKVLDSLAKEHGLGGFHHAAQSLRVVDHLEKDGKGLNLTWEVRMGIIQHSKGQVDVRSGFGLAEPSTLEAWVVRISDSVAYLNHDLDDALRAGIVSDPDIPESVIKKMGASHAQRINSLIMDIIENSEESRPTFSPSMLASIETLRGFLYGSVYRHANAQIEDSRVEHVLAALFRYRVEKCKEDPQGAVDFISGMTDRFALQLFQDVYVPSPWPKGRTHQSD, from the coding sequence TTGAACACCCGCCTTCGTTGGGAAGAGATCGAAAAACAAATACTCTCTCCGCATGCAGCTCTGTCTTCGCAGAGCAGAGGCAGACAAACAGAGGAAGCCCCGTGCTCTGTAAGAACATGCTTTCAGAGGGACAGGGACAGGATAATCCACAGCAAATCATTCAGAAGGCTAAAATACAAGACACAGGTCCTTCTGCTCCCTGAGGGAGACCATTACAGGACAAGGCTTACCCATACGCTTGAAGTATCCCAGATAGCAAGGACTATATCGAGAGCCCTTTTGCTCAACGAAGACCTTACAGAAGCTATAGCTCTCGGTCATGATCTCGGTCATACCCCGTTCGGCCACATGGGCGAAAAAGTGCTTGATTCACTGGCAAAGGAGCATGGGCTTGGCGGGTTCCACCATGCTGCACAGAGTCTCAGGGTGGTAGATCATCTGGAAAAGGACGGAAAGGGGTTAAATCTCACATGGGAAGTCAGGATGGGGATTATACAGCACTCCAAGGGGCAGGTCGATGTACGCTCAGGCTTCGGCCTTGCCGAACCCTCGACGCTCGAAGCATGGGTAGTTAGGATATCCGACTCTGTGGCGTACCTAAACCATGACCTTGACGATGCACTGAGGGCAGGGATCGTATCAGATCCCGACATCCCGGAGAGTGTTATCAAAAAAATGGGAGCTTCCCATGCGCAGAGGATCAACTCCCTGATAATGGACATTATTGAAAACAGCGAAGAGAGCAGGCCGACATTCAGTCCTTCCATGCTTGCCTCTATAGAGACACTGAGGGGATTCCTTTATGGGAGTGTCTACCGGCACGCAAACGCTCAGATCGAAGACTCAAGAGTGGAGCATGTTCTGGCCGCGCTGTTCCGATACCGCGTAGAAAAATGCAAAGAAGACCCTCAGGGAGCAGTAGATTTTATTTCAGGCATGACAGACAGGTTTGCACTTCAGCTCTTTCAGGATGTTTATGTTCCATCACCCTGGCCAAAGGGAAGGACACATCAGTCGGACTGA